Proteins encoded in a region of the Nitrospiraceae bacterium genome:
- the nagZ gene encoding beta-N-acetylhexosaminidase: protein MLGRSLSSRDKIGQLFMVGFTGTSVTSDLASFIKEYKPGGVILFSRNLESVDQIIELTNELQRCSPHSPLLIAIDQEGGRVSRLPKGFTMFPPCDVFGRCNSTELAYAAAATIAKELRAVGINMNMAPVLDVNSNPDNPVIGDRAFGSAPDIVSELGWVTAAGLQDHQIVACGKHFPGHGDTAADSHKELPVVEAARERLETIEFPPFRHAVAQGVATIMTAHVLYRSLDEKLPATLSPAVITNLLRHDMRYNGVVLTDDLEMHAIIDHYGIEDAAVRAVLAGCDTLLICKDRDREVAAFNAIEAAVASGMISIERLDQSVARIARVKERFLIPYRPALISEAKLTVGCRTHQALLHSIQQTRGRFERASAEA from the coding sequence GTGCTCGGGCGCTCATTGAGCTCGCGGGATAAAATCGGCCAGCTCTTTATGGTCGGGTTCACGGGGACCTCCGTGACATCCGACCTGGCTTCCTTCATCAAGGAGTACAAGCCGGGCGGCGTCATTCTTTTCTCGCGGAATCTGGAATCCGTCGACCAAATCATCGAGCTGACGAACGAGCTCCAACGGTGTAGCCCCCATTCCCCGCTCTTGATTGCGATCGATCAAGAAGGCGGTCGAGTCTCGCGACTCCCCAAGGGCTTCACCATGTTCCCGCCCTGCGACGTGTTCGGTCGTTGCAATTCAACGGAGCTAGCTTATGCGGCCGCAGCCACGATCGCGAAAGAATTGCGGGCAGTCGGGATCAACATGAATATGGCGCCGGTGCTCGACGTCAACAGCAATCCCGACAATCCAGTCATTGGGGATCGCGCCTTTGGTTCAGCACCGGATATCGTGTCGGAGTTGGGATGGGTAACAGCAGCTGGACTCCAAGACCATCAAATCGTCGCTTGCGGGAAGCATTTTCCAGGTCATGGTGACACAGCAGCCGATTCTCATAAAGAACTTCCAGTCGTGGAGGCTGCACGAGAACGCTTAGAGACAATCGAGTTTCCTCCGTTTCGCCATGCCGTGGCACAGGGCGTTGCGACGATCATGACGGCCCATGTTCTCTATCGGTCTCTCGACGAGAAGCTGCCAGCCACCTTGTCGCCCGCGGTCATTACGAACCTGTTGCGACACGACATGCGCTATAACGGGGTGGTGTTGACCGATGATCTCGAAATGCATGCAATCATTGACCACTATGGTATTGAGGATGCTGCAGTTCGTGCAGTGTTAGCCGGTTGTGATACCTTGCTGATTTGCAAAGATCGTGACAGGGAGGTTGCCGCATTCAATGCGATTGAGGCGGCAGTCGCCTCGGGGATGATTTCGATAGAACGACTGGACCAATCGGTCGCGCGCATCGCGCGAGTCAAAGAACGATTTCTCATTCCCTACAGGCCGGCCTTGATTTCAGAGGCGAAGTTGACAGTCGGGTGCCGAACTCATCAGGCCTTACTTCACTCAATTCAGCAGACA